The genomic region TATGCTGTGGGCGAACTCTTCCAAAATGCGGCCGTTAACCGTGCGAAAGGAAATATAAAAGCCTTACTCGATGTAAGACCAAATGAAGCTTTGGTTTATCGTGATGGCGACTTTGTTTCAGTAAATCCCGAGACTGTTGAAATCGGTGAAAAGATACAGGTACGTGTAGGCGAAAAAGTTCCGCTTGATGGTATTCTGCTTTCTGAAAAGGGTTCTTTTAATACTGCTGCCTTGACCGGCGAAAGCAAACCTGATACGATTGCTAAAGGTGATACTGTTTTTGCAGGAAGCATAAATCTTGATGGTGTAATCGAGATTGAAACCACTAAAGAATTTAAGGATAGTTCCATTGCACGAATTCTGGATATGGTGCAAAATGCAACTGCCAGAAAATCAAAGACCGAATTGTTCATTAGAAAATTTGCACGAATTTATACGCCTATTGTTGTATTCCTCGCCATCGGACTTACGTTCCTACCTTTCTTTTTTGTAGATGACTACGTGTTTAGGGATTGGCTATATAGAGCATTGATATTCCTCGTGATTTCGTGTCCTTGTGCGTTGGTCATCTCTATTCCTCTCGGCTATTTTGGCGGTTTGGGTACGGCATCGCGCAATGGTATTCTTTTTAAAGGTGCATCCTTTTTAGATGCAACGACCCAAGTAAACACGGTCGTAATGGACAAAACAGGAACCGTTACCAAAGGGGTTTTTAAAATCAAAGAAATCAATTCCATCACATTTGAGGAAGCCGAATTTATGAAGTACTTGATGGCAATGGAAGAGCAATCTACCCATCCTATTGCAAAAGCGATTCTCGAATACAAAGCAGACGGTTCGGATTATGAAGCGACTGATGTTTCAGAGGTTGCTGGAAAGGGATTGAAGGGAACAGTTAATGGGAAAACGGTGTTGGTAGGCAACAAAGCTTTGATGACTTCAAACAACATAGAAGTTCCTTCAGAAACAGATGGTATTGTAGAATCCATCGTAATGGTATCCATTGATGGAAATTTTGCAGGTTATGTAACCATTGCAGATGAATTGAAGGATGATGCGCACCAAGCCATTAAACAAATTAGAGATGCAGGGATTTCAAAAATCATAATGCTATCAGGCGACAAAGATTCAATTACACAACAGGTTGCAAAAGAGCTGAACATCGATTGGGCAAAAGGTGGGTTGTTACCCGAAGATAAACTGAATGAGGTGGAAGAGCTCAAAAAGCAACCCGAAACCAAAGTTGCATTTATTGGTGATGGTATTAATGATGCACCCGTTTTGGCAGCAAGTGGTGTAGGTATTGCAATGGGTGGTTTGGGTAGCGACGTTGCTATAGAAACAGCCGATGTTATCATACAGACCGACCAACCCAGTAAGATTGCAAGAGCGATTAAAATTGGTCGTTCAACGCGAAGAATTGTCTGGCAGAATATTGGGCTTGCCTTTGGTGTAAAGGTTATAGTCCTCATTCTCGGGGCAGGTGGTCTCGCAACAATGTGGGAAGCCGTTTTTGCAGATGTAGGTGTTGCGCTGCTTGCTATCCTCAATGCCGTCAGATTGCAGAAAATGAAGTGGCAGGATTCTTAGAACGCTTATTACGGCCGAGCAAATGAAAGTAGTTTCAAATAAATTAAAGCTATCTTTATAAGTCAGAATAAGTCTTAATCAATGATTCACATTTTCACAACAGGTGGCACAATCGAGGGGCTGGACTATATTGATGATAGTGGTATAATGTCATCCGACGTAGGGATTGAAGATTTTTTGGATAAAGCAAATATAAATTTTGAATATACCATAGAAGGTGTTTTCAAAAAAGACAGTCGTGCCATAACAGATGATGACAGAAAGTTGTTGGCGAGCAAGATAAAGGAAACTAATGCGACTAAGATACTGATTACCCACGGTACTTTCACAATGGAAGATACTGCAAAATATATAGGAAAACTCAATTTGAACAAAACAATCGTTTTGGTTGGGGCTTTCATATTAGGTTCATCTGCAGAGACAGATGCACCATTTAATTTAGGGTATGCAATTAGCTCTTTACAGCTTCTAAAACCGGATGTTTATATTGCTATGAACGGACAAATTTTTAATTGGAACAATGTTTCCAAGAATTTAGAAACCAACAAATTTGAGCGCAATGAGTAGTAAAATAGATGTTTGGTACTTCGATACATTGGACGACTTTTTTCTATCTATTAATAGATACGTTCATAGTATTGCTTACACTCTACTTTTCCAGAAAGAAAACGCGTAGTAGTCTAAGGCGTTTCCTCTACCTCGGAATCTTGTTTGTTGCTTATAATGCTACTGGTGGTTTTTTACCAATTGACAACTTCCCAGGTCCTTTTATTTTGCAGTATATTATTACCTATGGTGTTGCCATCGCCTTGTGTGTTTATATCGTTTATTATCTCTACAAAGAGTACGATATTGTCGTTTTAAAATTCAACTCATCCATAAGAAACCTTGCTATACTCGCAAGCGTGAGTTTTGTAGTGCTGTTTCTTATCCCTTATTTCCTGACAGATTCACTTAATTCTGCACGTTTTCTATTTACCATTCCTATATCTGCTGTCGCTTTTGTTTTTCTGTTTATTTTCTATCGTCGCATATCGAATCCCAGCAATCCAAATCCTTTCATAGTAAGACGAAACAAACTCTCAATGGTAAGTGTAGCAAGTATTGCCCTGTTACCTATCTGCACAGTCATCGGCGACTATCAATGGATAACATTTACCGTAATGAACTTGGCTTTCTTTGCCATAACCGCCATTGAAGCAGATAGGTATTTGTACTTCATAGAAAACAATAACCGAATGTATGAGGTCTTTGCGTTGAAGAAAAAACAACGTGACGAATCGGTCGAGCGCAAAATCATCTATGAAGATTTGACCCGTAGAGAAATCGAAGTGGCTTTGTCAATTTTAAGTAATTTAAGCTACAGAAACATCGCCAAAGATTTATTCATTGCAGAAAGTACCGTATCAAAACACGCATCAAATATCTTCAAAAAAACGGGCGTAAAGAATAGGCGTGAATTTTTGAAGCGATTTCGGAAGAAAAAGTAAGTAAATTGAGTTTATATAAAAACCACTATTTGCAGTACCTAACAAATAATCCGTAGAAAAATACGGACTATTCCGTAATTATATACGGCACGTTTTCCTTGTACAATTACAAAGTAAAGCTACTTTACACATAGTTCCCTAAAATACAACAATGAGCCACAAATTTTATGTTCCGTGACTTTCATTTACATCATTTTGTAGGACTATGACAACCACCAATAAATCGTATCAACTAAATCCCATTTCTATGGTTTACAACGTTAAAGTTCCTGCTTATGAATTCGCAATTACAATCAAAAAAATTATTAAAGGATCTGGATGAGTTTAAAATTCAGAATGGAAATATTTTAGAACAGGCATATCTTTCCATCAAAGCCTGTCGCAAACTATTGAGTTCTTACAAAAAGGAAATCATTGACACTAAATTTCAGACGATACAAGATGAAATAAATTTCTTTAAAAAGGTAAAGCAGGTTCCTCTTATAAGGCTCATCTACTTTTCAGAAATACATTCCTTTGAGATTCAACTTCCAAAGGGCGATAAGGATGCCCAACTAAAATCGATTAAAAAGAAAATCAGCAAAATAAATCGCTTTTTCCTGTACAATATCGATTTTGGACGTTATGTAAATTCCGGTGCTACCCATTTTGACAAGGAATACTACACCAGAGATTATCTCGAAACATTCCATATAACAACTTCCAAATTTTACTTTCAAGACCCAGAGTTTTGCACACCAAGGGATATGCTACTTGGCAAATACAAGGCGTATGATTTGTTAGTGATATATTTGGATGAAAAAAAGCATCGAATTCGGAAAGGATTGAACGGCAAATTAAATGGTGCTAAACCAATTGAAAAGATACATTGGCCATTTTCAAATACAGATTATGTTGAACTCGTTTATGCACTCTGCTCAAAGGGATTGGGCAAACAGGATAATCAAGCCATAATGCAGGTTTCCAAAAAAATGCAACAGCTTTTCGATATTGAGCCAAAGGACATCTACAAAACCTATCAGGACATCAAAAACCGCAAGAACAGTAGGACACTATTTCTCGATGAGCTTTCCACCTCGTTACTGATAGAAATGGACAAAAGCGAAGAATAACAAGCTATTTTACTGTTAACAAAAGACCGTACTACGGTTGACCTACGGTCTTTTTATTTTGGAAGGCGTCTTCATATAATTTGATATGATTTAGCACACCGTTTCCACTTTAGAAGCACCATAATACTACAAAACCCATCAAATTTCAAAATGTTAAATTTTGACCGTAGTACGGTCGTACTGGGGAATAAAATCCAATAAACCTATTCAAATTTGTAGAACGAAAGTCAAATCAGGTCAGGGACTATCATTTAAAATCATAAACCCAGATAGTCCCTTTCTTTTAAAACCGTTCTATTATGCCAACAAGTATTATTACCACAGACGACCTTCGGGAATTCAAAATGGAATTGCTCGATGACATTAAACAATTACTTACCAGACAAGCCAGCGGGAAACTCAAAAAATACCTCAAATCTTCTGAGGTTATGGACTTGCTACAAGTAAGTCCAGGCACTTTACAAAATCTTCGTATCAATGGCACATTACCATACACCAAGGTGGGTGGCATTATCTATTACGATACCGAGGAAATTCAAAAAGTTATGGATGCCAACCGTGTGCACCACGGTCTAAATTCTTAAGCGATGAACTATATAAAGCTACTTAATGCGGCTTTTGAAAAGTTCTATTTTGATGACCGCCTTAACCCATCCCATATCAGTTTGTATATGGCGCTATTCCAAGAATGGAACAGTTGCCGCTTTATGGATGAATTTTATGTAAACCGTCGCGATTTGATGCGATGTGCTAAAATAGGTTCTAAGTCTACATATCACAGATGCATCGTCGAGTTAGATTCTTGGCAATACTTAACCTATTTCCCTTCCAACAATCCCTACAAAGGCAGCAAAATAAAGATGGCCATTATTGGGACAAGCGATGAACCGGTTGTGGGACAGTACAATCCCATTTTAGAACAGCTTGCGGAACAGTACCATCCCAGAGGTGTACCGCTTGAGGGACACCACCATCCCAAAAATGGACAGGTTGCGAACCAGCACCGTCCCATAGATGGACAAGCATTGGTATCTAATACAAACAATATCAAACAAGAAAACTATATAAAACAACCAAAGGGCTGGCAGGCCGTTTTTATTTTTTTTGAAGAAAAAGGTTTTGATGCTGATGAAGCTAAAAAATTCTATGAGCATTACCAGACCAGAAATTGGCAAACTGGCGATGGCAAGGAAATCAGAGATTGGCGAGCCGTAGCCATCAACTGGATGGACAGAACCGAAATATTCGACGAGGAAAACAAACCAAACAAAAAACAAGCGTCCCAAATCAAGGACAACTTGCGAACCACTAAAAACAAAGATTATGGACAACCCCTCTAAAATAACCGAAGGTGGCGTGGAATATTCGCTCGGAAAATTTGATGGTAAAAGTGTGATCTATGATTTTCCAAAAATCTTGATTTACCTGAATGCCAAAGGCAAACTTTTGTTTGGCGAAAAGTTTAGGATATATGATGAAGACAAGGATATTTTGCTGAAGCTCTGTTCCTACTTCATCAAGGATAAAGACAACTGTGAGACTTATGGTATTGACATTGACAAAGGCATTCTACTTTCCGGACCCGTTGGCTGCGGCAAAACCAGTTTGATGAAATTGTTGCGCCATTTGGTTCCACTACAAAGACCTTACGAAATGATTCCCTGCCGGAATGTAACCTTCAGTTTCAACCATCTTGGGTTTAAAACGGTTGAAGAGTATGGTAATACCAAATTTTACTGTTTTGATGATTTAGGTGTGGAACCATCTGGTAGATTCTACGGAAAGGATTTGAACGTAATGGGCGAAGTGCTCTTATCCCGATACGAGCTTTACTTACAAACCAAACACAAAATCAAGACGCACGCCACAACCAATCTCAATGCTGAAGAACTGGAAGAACGCTATGGTAATCGTGTGCGTAGCCGAATGCGAGAACTTTTTAATTTGATTGCTTTTGATACTAAAGCTGGGGATAAACGGAAGTGAATTTAAGGTATGGCTTTTTAACAACAATTTTTATTTTCTTGAATCGGCGGACAAGCCACAGT from Costertonia aggregata harbors:
- a CDS encoding asparaginase domain-containing protein; the protein is MIHIFTTGGTIEGLDYIDDSGIMSSDVGIEDFLDKANINFEYTIEGVFKKDSRAITDDDRKLLASKIKETNATKILITHGTFTMEDTAKYIGKLNLNKTIVLVGAFILGSSAETDAPFNLGYAISSLQLLKPDVYIAMNGQIFNWNNVSKNLETNKFERNE
- a CDS encoding ATPase; this translates as MDNPSKITEGGVEYSLGKFDGKSVIYDFPKILIYLNAKGKLLFGEKFRIYDEDKDILLKLCSYFIKDKDNCETYGIDIDKGILLSGPVGCGKTSLMKLLRHLVPLQRPYEMIPCRNVTFSFNHLGFKTVEEYGNTKFYCFDDLGVEPSGRFYGKDLNVMGEVLLSRYELYLQTKHKIKTHATTNLNAEELEERYGNRVRSRMRELFNLIAFDTKAGDKRK
- a CDS encoding helix-turn-helix domain-containing protein is translated as MVSVASIALLPICTVIGDYQWITFTVMNLAFFAITAIEADRYLYFIENNNRMYEVFALKKKQRDESVERKIIYEDLTRREIEVALSILSNLSYRNIAKDLFIAESTVSKHASNIFKKTGVKNRREFLKRFRKKK
- a CDS encoding RteC domain-containing protein, whose protein sequence is MNSQLQSKKLLKDLDEFKIQNGNILEQAYLSIKACRKLLSSYKKEIIDTKFQTIQDEINFFKKVKQVPLIRLIYFSEIHSFEIQLPKGDKDAQLKSIKKKISKINRFFLYNIDFGRYVNSGATHFDKEYYTRDYLETFHITTSKFYFQDPEFCTPRDMLLGKYKAYDLLVIYLDEKKHRIRKGLNGKLNGAKPIEKIHWPFSNTDYVELVYALCSKGLGKQDNQAIMQVSKKMQQLFDIEPKDIYKTYQDIKNRKNSRTLFLDELSTSLLIEMDKSEE
- a CDS encoding heavy metal translocating P-type ATPase; this translates as MKKKKINLRDIDTNKHSGEHSHDDGHNHSSPEEISNFRTYLPAIFSFVMLIAGIAIDYFDAFPFFKGWIRVVWYTVAYIPVGFPVIREGWKSIKNGDFFTEFFLMSIATLGAFAIGEYPEGVAVMLFYAVGELFQNAAVNRAKGNIKALLDVRPNEALVYRDGDFVSVNPETVEIGEKIQVRVGEKVPLDGILLSEKGSFNTAALTGESKPDTIAKGDTVFAGSINLDGVIEIETTKEFKDSSIARILDMVQNATARKSKTELFIRKFARIYTPIVVFLAIGLTFLPFFFVDDYVFRDWLYRALIFLVISCPCALVISIPLGYFGGLGTASRNGILFKGASFLDATTQVNTVVMDKTGTVTKGVFKIKEINSITFEEAEFMKYLMAMEEQSTHPIAKAILEYKADGSDYEATDVSEVAGKGLKGTVNGKTVLVGNKALMTSNNIEVPSETDGIVESIVMVSIDGNFAGYVTIADELKDDAHQAIKQIRDAGISKIIMLSGDKDSITQQVAKELNIDWAKGGLLPEDKLNEVEELKKQPETKVAFIGDGINDAPVLAASGVGIAMGGLGSDVAIETADVIIQTDQPSKIARAIKIGRSTRRIVWQNIGLAFGVKVIVLILGAGGLATMWEAVFADVGVALLAILNAVRLQKMKWQDS
- a CDS encoding helix-turn-helix domain-containing protein; its protein translation is MPTSIITTDDLREFKMELLDDIKQLLTRQASGKLKKYLKSSEVMDLLQVSPGTLQNLRINGTLPYTKVGGIIYYDTEEIQKVMDANRVHHGLNS